A stretch of Candidatus Vicinibacter affinis DNA encodes these proteins:
- the folP gene encoding dihydropteroate synthase — protein sequence MSNFAAFTKSNHTFLEGLVFRGLKDNPLTSSSIFNISGRLVKLEYPAVMSIINLSPDSFYSTSSVTEEEQIEIRIREMIGEGVDILDIGAASSKPGSKAIPVELETERIAKAVKIARQISPEVLISVDTYRASVAAKALELGASMINDISAGLLDEAMVPLVQSAGVPYIIMHMRGTPEDMNNAQNLMYNDLAADIIRFFAERIHFLHQHGIHQLIIDPGFGFSKNVQLNFELLRKLSLFQIIETPILVGLSRKSMIFKTLHLEPGLALNGSTAAHMIALMNGADILRVHDVAEARETIAIFKAYKNQST from the coding sequence TTGAGTAACTTTGCAGCGTTTACTAAAAGCAATCACACCTTCCTGGAGGGACTTGTTTTTCGTGGCTTAAAGGATAATCCATTGACATCATCATCTATTTTTAACATTTCCGGACGACTGGTAAAGTTGGAGTACCCTGCCGTAATGAGCATAATTAATCTCAGCCCGGACTCCTTTTACAGCACCTCCTCCGTAACCGAAGAGGAACAAATAGAAATACGCATCCGTGAGATGATTGGCGAAGGGGTTGACATACTGGACATCGGAGCGGCTTCTTCCAAACCAGGAAGCAAAGCAATTCCTGTCGAACTGGAAACCGAACGCATTGCCAAAGCAGTCAAAATCGCCAGACAAATATCTCCGGAGGTTTTGATTTCAGTAGACACTTACAGAGCTTCCGTTGCAGCAAAAGCATTGGAACTGGGTGCATCCATGATCAACGACATTTCTGCAGGGCTTCTGGATGAGGCAATGGTTCCTTTGGTCCAAAGCGCAGGTGTACCCTATATCATCATGCACATGAGGGGAACGCCTGAAGACATGAACAATGCCCAAAATTTAATGTACAATGATTTGGCAGCCGATATCATCCGTTTTTTTGCAGAAAGAATTCATTTTCTTCATCAACATGGAATTCATCAATTGATCATCGATCCCGGATTTGGTTTTAGTAAAAACGTCCAACTGAATTTTGAATTGCTCCGAAAATTATCGTTGTTTCAAATTATTGAAACCCCAATATTAGTAGGACTTTCCAGAAAATCGATGATTTTTAAAACCCTGCATCTTGAGCCAGGTCTTGCACTCAATGGATCTACCGCAGCACACATGATCGCACTGATGAATGGAGCTGACATCCTGCGGGTTCACGACGTCGCTGAAGCCAGGGAGACGATTGCCATTTTTAAAGCTTATAAAAATCAGTCAACATAA
- a CDS encoding peptidoglycan DD-metalloendopeptidase family protein → MNLQKSIQRLLQITSFLGLLIINAFVLHFMLDFELFKTQNDCDVLSKECLTSDQEYFGFSLDHFQVTRSKVKSGQLLPKIFSDYGLSQTKISSLIGSMDGVLNLRNIRQGNSYAMICSNECKAPDYFVYEIDAMKYLVCDLSGQSCPRVEFKQNELKREEVGGYIKNSLWNALQEQGVSINIIDQMEDALATSVDFHHLQEGNSFKLVFDRHWIEGQPSNMGDLVAAYFNTNDKEHYAFKFDVNNRSGYYDYNGRPLKAAFLKAPVRFSRITSGFTMRRFHPVLKYARPHFGTDYAAPTGTPIMAVGNGVVSAAAYSGGNGKFVKIKHDKTYESQYLHMSRFAAGIRAGSHVSQGQIIGYVGSTGLATGPHVCFRFWRNGTQVDHRKLNFPSGEPMPSNLLPDFGAQRDELMKRFNQIKVTTAYNRDEGQVRKS, encoded by the coding sequence ATGAATTTACAAAAATCCATCCAGAGACTATTGCAGATCACCAGCTTCTTAGGTTTATTAATTATCAATGCTTTCGTACTTCATTTTATGTTGGATTTTGAGTTGTTCAAAACTCAAAATGATTGTGATGTACTTTCCAAAGAGTGTTTAACCAGCGATCAAGAATATTTCGGATTTTCCTTAGACCACTTCCAGGTTACGCGGTCAAAGGTTAAATCAGGACAATTGTTGCCTAAAATATTTTCCGATTATGGCTTAAGCCAAACTAAGATCAGCAGCTTGATTGGGTCAATGGATGGGGTCCTTAACCTCCGTAACATCAGACAAGGCAATTCTTATGCCATGATTTGCAGCAATGAGTGCAAAGCCCCGGATTATTTTGTCTACGAGATTGATGCCATGAAGTATTTAGTTTGCGATCTATCAGGTCAATCTTGTCCCAGAGTAGAATTCAAACAAAATGAGCTTAAACGTGAAGAGGTAGGAGGGTATATCAAAAACTCTCTTTGGAATGCACTACAGGAGCAGGGTGTCTCCATCAATATCATCGATCAGATGGAAGATGCATTGGCCACCTCAGTTGACTTTCATCACCTTCAGGAAGGCAATTCCTTTAAATTGGTCTTTGACCGGCATTGGATTGAAGGACAGCCAAGTAATATGGGTGATTTAGTGGCGGCCTATTTCAACACCAACGACAAGGAGCACTATGCTTTTAAATTTGATGTCAACAACAGATCCGGTTACTACGATTACAATGGCAGACCATTGAAAGCTGCATTCTTAAAAGCGCCGGTACGATTTTCAAGAATTACTTCCGGTTTTACCATGAGGCGCTTCCATCCTGTGTTAAAATATGCGAGACCCCATTTTGGAACAGATTATGCTGCCCCGACCGGAACGCCTATTATGGCCGTAGGAAATGGAGTTGTGTCCGCTGCTGCCTATTCTGGTGGTAATGGAAAATTTGTGAAGATCAAACACGACAAAACTTATGAATCTCAATATCTCCACATGTCCAGATTTGCTGCCGGTATTAGAGCCGGATCCCATGTAAGTCAGGGACAAATAATTGGGTATGTGGGATCAACAGGCCTGGCTACAGGTCCTCACGTGTGCTTTAGGTTTTGGAGAAATGGAACCCAGGTGGATCACCGAAAGTTGAATTTCCCATCCGGAGAGCCCATGCCATCCAACCTTCTCCCTGATTTTGGTGCTCAACGGGATGAATTGATGAAAAGATTCAATCAGATTAAAGTTACCACGGCGTACAACCGAGACGAAGGACAGGTTAGAAAATCTTAA